In a single window of the Micrococcaceae bacterium Sec5.7 genome:
- a CDS encoding UDP-N-acetylmuramoyl-L-alanyl-D-glutamate--2,6-diaminopimelate ligase, translated as MSENNAHGTANPTDGKGTARGFRPTAVASVQLGAIGEAIGVVVSGASSSVSVTGISLNSRAVEAGDLYVALPGATRHGADFVPQAIAAGAVAVVTDDAGARLLALSADTSVPVLVVDGPRGLIGRMSALIYRSSPDDGSAPVLFGVTGTNGKTTTTYFINAALRALGQKAGLIGTIEILAGGDPIPSRLTTPESTDVHALLALMRERGLDAASMEVSSHAVSFHRVDGVVFDVAGFTNLTQDHLDLHGTMDEYFRTKAELFTRERARAAVVTVDDDWGRQLAATAGIPVTTLATAMPGGAASAVPADWTVVNPVARGLGTEFTLVGRDGAELKVHTGLPGSFNVANAALAAVMVLTSGVDPETLQAALDTNDPFTVAVPGRMQLVSARPASVVDFAHNPDALARALEAVRSTHPGSKVIVVFGATGQRDQSKRPAMGAIAARLADVVIVSDDDPHDEDAAAVRADVLAGANEAKESAHLDCRILETFPRDAAIRQAVELAGPEDTILIAGRGHEVWQEVKGVNIALDDRVELRNALTARGFTVLEDDRIES; from the coding sequence CCAGCTGGGCGCCATCGGTGAGGCGATCGGCGTCGTTGTTTCCGGGGCATCGAGCTCCGTGAGCGTCACTGGGATCTCGCTGAATTCGCGGGCGGTGGAGGCCGGTGACCTTTACGTTGCGCTGCCGGGCGCCACACGGCATGGGGCGGACTTTGTTCCGCAGGCAATCGCCGCCGGGGCAGTCGCCGTGGTGACAGACGACGCCGGTGCGCGGCTGCTGGCGCTGTCGGCCGACACTTCCGTTCCGGTACTGGTGGTGGACGGTCCCCGCGGGCTGATAGGCCGCATGTCGGCGCTGATCTACCGGAGCAGTCCGGACGACGGTTCCGCACCGGTGCTGTTCGGAGTCACGGGCACCAACGGCAAGACCACCACCACGTATTTCATCAACGCTGCACTGCGCGCCCTCGGCCAGAAGGCCGGGCTGATCGGCACCATCGAGATCCTGGCAGGCGGGGATCCGATTCCCAGCCGGCTGACGACGCCTGAGTCCACGGACGTCCACGCCCTGCTGGCACTGATGCGGGAGCGGGGCCTGGATGCCGCATCGATGGAAGTCTCCTCGCACGCCGTCTCCTTCCACCGTGTGGACGGAGTGGTATTCGATGTTGCGGGCTTCACCAACCTGACGCAGGACCACCTGGACCTCCACGGCACCATGGACGAATACTTCCGGACCAAGGCCGAACTCTTCACACGGGAACGTGCTCGGGCTGCTGTGGTGACCGTTGACGACGATTGGGGCCGGCAACTCGCTGCCACTGCCGGGATTCCCGTCACAACACTGGCCACGGCTATGCCTGGCGGTGCGGCGTCCGCAGTGCCGGCCGACTGGACAGTTGTGAACCCGGTGGCGCGGGGACTCGGTACGGAGTTCACGCTGGTGGGCCGCGACGGGGCGGAGCTGAAGGTGCACACAGGGCTGCCGGGCAGTTTCAACGTTGCCAACGCTGCCTTGGCCGCGGTTATGGTCCTCACCAGCGGTGTGGATCCGGAAACGCTCCAGGCCGCCTTGGACACTAACGATCCGTTCACTGTGGCAGTTCCAGGCCGCATGCAGCTGGTTTCCGCCCGGCCGGCGTCGGTGGTGGACTTTGCGCACAATCCGGACGCCCTGGCACGTGCCCTGGAAGCGGTGCGGTCCACTCATCCCGGCTCGAAGGTGATTGTGGTATTCGGGGCCACGGGCCAGCGGGATCAAAGTAAACGGCCTGCCATGGGCGCCATCGCAGCGAGACTCGCAGACGTCGTGATCGTCAGCGACGACGACCCCCACGACGAGGACGCCGCCGCTGTCCGCGCAGATGTCCTGGCAGGCGCCAACGAAGCAAAGGAATCGGCTCATCTGGACTGCCGGATACTGGAGACTTTTCCGCGCGATGCCGCCATCCGGCAGGCCGTGGAACTTGCGGGGCCCGAAGACACCATCCTGATTGCGGGACGAGGCCATGAAGTGTGGCAGGAGGTCAAGGGCGTCAACATTGCCCTGGACGACAGGGTTGAGCTCCGCAACGCCTTGACAGCACGGGGATTCACCGTTCTTGAAGACGACCGGATAGAGTCCTAG
- the murF gene encoding UDP-N-acetylmuramoyl-tripeptide--D-alanyl-D-alanine ligase, protein MIAFTAAEIAEITNGRLAAEPGITPESVVTDSRQARPGSLYVAKPGEHADGHNFVGAAFDRGAVLALVERDVADDAGRDYPAVVVKDAVLAMGALAAESVRRIRAQREASGETLTVIGITGSAGKTTTKDLLAGILAREGNTVAPQGSYNGEVGVPLTVFQADPDTRYLVIEMGATGIGHIRYLADMVRPEIGVVLGIGTAHAGEFGGVDNIAVAKGELIETLPASGTAVINLDDPRVAAMRGRTPAAVLGYTAQNASAGQPQVQALGLDTNAAGNPEFELVLPGVERGLHVSSQLIGAHHVGNLLAAAGAAHAAGVSGQNIAASLSSQAAASRWRMERTERADGVTIINDAYNANPESMRAALRTLADLGRGRRTWAVLGAMLELGPDSILEHTAVGTQVVRLNISRLVVVGREARSLYVSAIQEGSWGDECSFTETADEAYDLLQAELEPGDLVLFKSSNSVGLRHLGDRIALPPQARATANEGSELL, encoded by the coding sequence ATGATTGCATTTACTGCGGCGGAAATCGCCGAAATCACAAACGGCCGCCTGGCCGCCGAACCCGGGATCACTCCCGAATCGGTGGTTACGGATTCACGCCAGGCCCGGCCCGGTTCACTCTATGTAGCCAAGCCGGGAGAGCACGCTGACGGCCACAATTTTGTGGGCGCCGCCTTCGACCGTGGAGCCGTCCTGGCACTCGTGGAGCGCGATGTCGCCGATGACGCAGGCCGGGACTATCCCGCCGTCGTTGTCAAGGATGCCGTCCTGGCCATGGGCGCGCTGGCCGCGGAATCTGTCCGCAGGATCCGCGCACAGCGCGAGGCGTCAGGCGAAACGCTGACTGTCATCGGCATTACCGGCTCGGCGGGGAAAACCACCACCAAGGACCTGCTGGCCGGAATTCTGGCCCGGGAAGGCAACACCGTGGCCCCGCAAGGCTCCTACAACGGCGAGGTCGGCGTGCCGCTGACAGTGTTCCAGGCCGATCCTGACACGCGCTACCTGGTGATTGAGATGGGCGCCACCGGCATCGGGCACATCCGCTATCTTGCGGACATGGTTCGGCCGGAAATCGGCGTGGTGCTTGGCATAGGAACGGCCCACGCCGGCGAGTTTGGCGGCGTGGACAACATTGCCGTAGCCAAGGGGGAACTCATCGAGACGCTCCCGGCTTCCGGTACTGCTGTAATCAACCTTGACGACCCCCGCGTGGCGGCCATGAGGGGCCGTACCCCGGCCGCTGTGCTCGGGTATACGGCGCAGAACGCATCGGCCGGACAGCCCCAGGTGCAGGCTCTGGGGCTGGACACCAATGCCGCCGGTAACCCCGAATTTGAGCTGGTGCTCCCCGGCGTTGAACGCGGACTCCACGTCAGCAGCCAGCTGATCGGTGCACATCATGTGGGCAACCTGCTGGCGGCCGCGGGCGCAGCACATGCAGCTGGTGTTTCCGGGCAGAACATAGCTGCTTCACTCAGCTCTCAGGCCGCGGCCAGCCGCTGGCGCATGGAGCGGACTGAGCGGGCGGACGGTGTCACCATCATCAACGACGCGTACAACGCCAATCCCGAATCCATGCGCGCAGCCCTCCGGACCCTGGCAGATCTGGGACGCGGCCGCCGCACCTGGGCAGTCCTGGGCGCCATGCTCGAGCTGGGGCCGGATTCCATCCTCGAACACACGGCCGTAGGGACCCAGGTGGTCCGGCTGAACATCTCCCGGCTGGTGGTCGTCGGACGCGAAGCGCGTTCCCTCTACGTTTCCGCGATCCAGGAAGGATCCTGGGGTGATGAATGCAGTTTTACCGAGACAGCCGACGAAGCCTACGATCTGCTGCAGGCCGAACTCGAGCCGGGTGATCTGGTGCTCTTCAAGTCGTCCAACAGCGTTGGGCTCCGCCATCTGGGGGATCGGATAGCATTGCCTCCACAAGCCCGAGCAACTGCAAATGAAGGGAGCGAGCTGCTGTGA